In the Mesoplodon densirostris isolate mMesDen1 chromosome 11, mMesDen1 primary haplotype, whole genome shotgun sequence genome, GCAGATGTCCATGTCCACCTTCATGGCCTTCTCCTGGATCTTCGTGTCCAGGTCGGACAGGTTCTGTGCGGGGAGCACGGGGGCGGTGAGGGGGTCCTCAGGGCCCGGCAACGTCCCCTCATCCTCCCAGACGCACGGCCCCTCCCAGCAGAAGGCACCCCTTTTCCTGGGTGCCCCTCCAGCACTCTGCCCAGGACAGCTGGCTCCCTGGCCAGACGGGGCCCCCGAAGGGCACGGCCCAGTGGCTGGGACATGCAGGGGGCTCCCTCCTGGAACTCAGGCTCCAAGAGAGACTGACTGTGACCACCAGGGGCTGTGAGAGTGGAGAAAGGATCGCAACGGTGACCTCAGCTGACACTGAACTAGCGCCGCAGCCTTCGAACCAGCCTGCGAAGTACGTGCTTGACTATCCCATTCCACAGACCCAGATATGAAGGCAGAGAGGGTCAGCACTTCACCCAGGGCCACACTGTGAGCAAACCACCCTGAGTGACGATGGAGGCCACGGGGACTTTTGCTCTGTCTTCTTCTCCGGGGTTAGGGGGTGGGCAAGGGGGAAAAGCAATGGAAGCACATACGCTGGGGGGAGGGTCAGTGAACTGGGTGCAACTAAAAAGGCCGGCGGCTCCCTAGCCTCAGGCAGCCTCGCCCCGGCGGGTAGGGACGAGGGGTGACGTGGCCGCACTCACGTTGCTCATGAGCCCCTTGAAGACCACCAGCTCGGCCTTCAGCTGCTCCACCTTCAGGGCCAGCTCCTCCTGGCAGGCGTCGGCCTCCTGGGCCTCCTACGGTCGGGGAGAAACCCGCGTGAGCCGCGCTGCCTGCGGGCGGCGGCCGGCCGGGGCAGGCGGGacgaggcggggcggggcggcccTCACCTCCTGGAGCTCGTGCACGCGCTCCTGCAGCTGCAGTCTCGCCGCGTACTCCTCTTCCCACCTGCAGACAGCGAAGGGCCAGCGCCTGGGTGCGGGGTCCTCCCGCCTCCGCTCTCCGCCCCCCGCCCGCCTGGCTCAGGCCCCAGCCCTGGGTCTGCTTCCCCAGACGGGAGGAGCCGGGCACAGACGTGTGGCTCCAGGCTCCCCGCCAGCTCCCAGCTCACCAGCTGCCTTCCCGGAACCTCAGGCCTCGCACCATTTAAGAGCAACTGCGGCTGCTCCGCTCCCTCGCAGGGCCCAGCCCGACCAGCTGTCCGGCCGGCCGCGTCCCCCTCCTGCCCACACCAGCCGGCCCGGTCTCCCACCTCCAGTCCTCAGATCCGGGCTCCCGCCTGCTGCCTGCACCAGAGCAGAGCTCGTCTAGCCCGCTGCCCCTGCCTCCTGAGGTACCATTAATCCTGTAAAAGCAGCTGCAGGACACACATGGCGTCAGCAAAGTTGGTCAAGAGCCTGGTAGGAAACGCTTGAAGTCCATCCCCACAAGCTCCAGAAACTGCCCACCCAGAGGCCCCGGGTGAGCCGCAGAGAGGGGCCAGGGTGCAGGCAGGAGCCCGGGATCACTAAGCACCCACACCCAGAGGGAGAGGGAAACGAGCGTGGAAAAGTGCCTCGTTGCTGTGGTGGATGAGAACTAGAGGCAGGGCCTCCTGGGCCCCGGAATGCAGAGCCTGAGGCCACGAGCAGGCTAGAAGACACTCCTGGCCAAGGCTGGGAGCTGGCCAGCGCGTCCCCCTCCTCCTCAcagaggcaggagggcaggggcgggggcaaCACCCCTGCTTAGGATGGACTTCAGGGCCCCGCAAGGTTGGCTGGAACAGCAGGACTCCTCAGACCCCACGGACATAGCCCAGCACTTCTCCCCCATCCTGGAAAGGCTTCCTCCAGGCTGAGAAAGCAGGGGAACTGCACCAAGAGAGAAACCTCAACGCCAGGTGGTTAGGTGTTGGAAGGTGGTTAGGGGGCAGCACGGAGGACACACTCTGCAGGCCCAGGATCCggtcttcccctcccctcccctccacctctgtTCCCAGGTGCCTCTCAGCTCTCTTCCCTGGGCTCCTCCTCCAGGCCCAGCTCTCCTAGCTCTTCCGCTCCTCACTCACGCAGATCCGCACTGCAGTATTCCTAATAATAACACCTTGACATCACCGTGCCTGCCCCTCCCGGCGGCTGGGCGGGGAGAAGGCGGCCCAGCTCCCCTCCCGCCTTCCCGGCTCCGCACCCAGCCGGCCCTCACATCCTCCTCCCCTCGCTCGGGCATTCTCATTCAGACAGTTGGGGCCGGTGAAGTGCCACAGCAGTGTCAGGTTATGTATTTTCTTAAACAAGACCTTTATctttctgggccttggtttcttcatctacaaCGTGAGGGCAGGGGATGCGGTACCCTGATGCCCCTGGGGTCCATGCATCCCTGGAGGAAGCAAGCAAGACAGACAAGGGGACAACAACCCTGGAGAAGACACATCAGGAAGGGTAGGACAGTGAACTCAACTGTTTCAGGTAGAAACTTAAGGAAGTTAGGTATGGATTAAGATTAATAAAATCTCACAgggtaaccaaaaaaaaaaaaaaatctgaaaataaaccATCTGGAAGCTCACTAGACTTCCACTTGTACTCCAGCCAGACATTCCCACGAATGGGTTCGTTTTGACCTCCATTTAAATCTGGTCTCCCTCGCAAGGTTCTTTAAACATGGGTAAAATTGGAGCAATTTCCATGTATTCTACATTGAGCAAACAACTTTCTTCCAAATAAACGGCCTCCCTGAGTGAAGTGAggaagcgggggccactcctatGTCGGAAAAACTGAGACCAGGAAAAAGAGAtgcacccaaggtcacacaaggcAGGGGAGCTGAACCCAGAACCAGGAGGCCTCGGCTCCTTCCCAGTTTAGTGCTCATACTATGCCCATGTCTTCCAGGCTACAGACAGGAGTTAGCTTTGCTATAAAGAGAAGAAAGCCAGGGCAGCGGATCTGGGGTGGAAGAAGGAGTAGCGGCCGGTATCACGCACCACCCAGGTCTGGCTGTGAGGCCCGCTGCACAGCAGTGCGCTGCAGAGCCGTGAGCTCATCCGTCCCCGAGGAATAACCCTTTGCTGCCCTGGACAGCTGGACCAAGGACAAACACTCTTCCAGTTAGAAACAAAACACCCCAACAATAGCAGTTGTTCCTGTGGTTACGGATGTATTCCAGAACTGTCCACGTTCCACTGCTGACGGCGTTAATTAACTCCTGCAGTGGCTGGGGCAGGATGGCTCTGGGTGGCATCTGAATAACTGAGATTCCCAAAGACACTTCAGTCATGGACTACAACGAAGGAAGGACGCCAGCCAGCGTGAGGACAGGACTCCACCTCAGCAAGCCTGCTCATCTGTGATCTGCTAGACTCTGGCGGGTTACAGATCCCTGAAGCTCGCCCCCGACCCCCAACCCGACCCAGCAGTCGTTTGCCTGAACATTCGGCCAATCCCCACCAGACGCCAATCTCTGCTCCACTGGGCTGCAAGGGTAATTCCCAGGCCTGCCCACAAGGGGTCAGACTGGCTCATTAAGAGGTTAAACCTGAAGGCACGGCCTCTTTCTGACCGGTCATCTCCTTCGTCTTCAACCATGGCATCCCAGGCACAGAGGGTACAAAGGGCTGGCTGTGCTCATGCCCCTGTCCTAACAGCACGGTTATCAACCCTCTAGGGGATCCACCTGGATGCAACCAGCACTCCTGCGTCGCATCCCCTCCCCTGGCGCCTTGTGCTACCCCGCAGGGCTCCCTGCACAAAACCAACTCTTCATCTTCAGAGCGACCCGGCCTGCCCCAGCTGCCTTGTGTCAAAGGTGTGGTGTGTCCATGTGCCCAGCCTTCTCCTACTCGGGTCCTTGCTGCCCTCTTCACACTTCCTCCGCCTTCAGCTCTGCACTTTCAGATCCCCCAGCTTCCGCTAGCCCTGGGCCAACTCCacagtcccttcccctctccctagGGAATTCCCTTTACTCCTTCTTTCCGCCTCCCTCCTTTTCTGACCTACTCCCAGAAATGCCCTAAGGTCCCCACAGCATTTTGGTTTGGATGGAACCAGAGCAGCCGTGCTGCTCCCTCGGACGCCGTTTTGGGAAACCCTGGGCAGAGGCAGGATCACCTACTGCAAGGTGCAGCCCCGCTCCACCCCCCTTCTCACTTCCCTTCGACTCCCAAATTAAAACTACATCCTTTGCCTCTAACTTGTGTTCAGTATGTGGAGCCTGTATCACAAAGTCGTCGCTCCGAGGGCTGAGACTAGGGGATTAAGCAGTAGCCCGGATGTGACCTCTCAGATCCATGTCCCTTTTACACGTCGCAAAACCCCCAGTTAACACAGTCCTCCAAACACTGCAGCCTAGATGAAAAACAAGGGTTCCCCGCAGTATTCGGCTCCTAGAGGCCTCCTTCCGGTCACGAGCCTTGACTTCTGCATTCTCTAGGGATTCTAGTCTCCGGATATCCAATTCCGTCTGTGGACTTCCAAGCTCCTCCTTACACAGCAGGAGCTTTACTCATACTGACTCCTCCCTGATTCTTGGGCCCCAGCTGTTCTCGGCTCCTGTACGCACACCTAGCCCCGGCCCCAGTGTGGCGTGAGCTGAGCCCCGTCCCCACCTTCCCGATCCCTACCTCCGCTTGTACTCGTCCCGCTCGCGCTTCACTTTAGCCAGCACGTTGTAGAGAGCGCGGATCTCGGGGGTGATGGTGTCGATCTGGACGCCCACCCCGTCGGGGTGCACCCACGACAGGCCAGGCCCTTGCACCAAAGTGGGCTCCAGTCCCGGCCCGAGCCGGCGGGCGTGAGAGAAGGACCAGATGGTGCCGGGCATGAAGCGGGCCGACGAGGAGTAGGCGGAGGAGGCGGAGGTGGAGGGAGCCGGGTGGCAGGCCGCGGAGGGCGCGAGGGGGCCTGCCGGCGAGCGCGCGGGCGAGCCCAGCACCCGCGCCGACGGGGTGCAGACGGCAGCCGGCCGGGCGCCCAGGGGCAGCCCCAGGGGTCTGACGGGGCTGACGAAGCCGGTCTGCACGGCCTGGTCTCGGCGAGCCAGGCCCCGCCGGCCCTGCTTACCCTCCTCCAGCGCCTGCTGCAGCTGCTTCTCCAGCAGCCGGTTGCGGCGCTCCAATTCGTGCACCTTGGCCAGGAAGCAGCGGAAGCGGAGGTTCAGGGTCTTGAGCACGTTGATGTTGGAGCCCAGGTCGTTGCGGAGCGCCATGGCGGCGGGGGGCGCCGGGCCCGGCCCGGGCGGCGAGTAGGGAGCCGGGCCGGCCCGGGCGAGCGGCGCCGGGGGCACGTCCCCGCCGCCGGCCAAGTGGTCGCTTCCCACGGGGTCCCCCAGCGGCCCGGCCAGGCCTTGCTGCTCCtgctggaggaggaagaggttGGGGCCGAATAACGGATTCATGGCTGCGCCTTCTGCTGGGAGATGGAGACCGTGCAGGAGCAGGGCTGGAGGGCGAGGGAGGAGAGCCAATGAGGCGCCGGGGGGACGAGGGGCAGCCAATCAGACGGCTTGGCGGAAGGGGCAGAGGTCAGCGGGGCggaggaggccagggaggaggccAATGAAAGGCTCATTCGGAGGCTGGCACCTGGACCGAGCTTTCCGGGTCTGAGGCTGAGCCCTGAGCCGACCGGACCCCGACCCATGCCCAGAATCCAGccagagtggcaggacataaaaCCCAGGTCCTCCAGTACTCCATGGTTCTGGTGGCACGAAATTCACCTTTCCTACACCCCAactgccctcctctcccctgaATCCGAACACCCAGGCTGACTCCATGACTCTCCTTCCCTTAGTCCCTGGGAACTGACCTGATTTCTCAGTATACCACACTGTCCCCCCTCTTCACAGGTTCCCTGTCCCACCCTCCCGCCTCTACCCTTTAAGCAGCAGGGCCAGTCCCCAGTCCCCTCAAAGAAACACACAGTGGCCAGAGATTATAAAATGTGTATTAAATTTCACATCCACAGTGGGGGAGCCATCCTCACAGAGGTAAGAGTTCCAACCCAGTAACAATGGCAATGAGCCGCCCCAGTATAGTTCAACCATCCATCGAAGACGGCAGGGGCTGGCTGCCGCCTCTGGACAGAGATTTTCTCCTCTTTGCTGGTGGGGGCCGGCTGTAACTGCAGGGGGGCATGATTGGAGTCTTAGGTCCCTTGGGGGTGCCATTCTGTTTCTGGAAGGCAGCTTTCTTGAAAGGCTGCTCTGGCACCCGCTGTTTAACCTCCTCAGCCCCTGTGGTGTTCCCAAGGGGCTGCCCACGGTCCTCAGGCTTGAGAGTGGCCTGGGTCTTGGAGAGGGACGGCGCAGCAGGTGTTTCTGTGTAGGTGCCCTTAGGAGGAGCACGCTGCTTCCGGAAGGCAGCTTTCTTGTAGGAGTGCAGTTTGGGTGACTGCTGCTTTAGTTTCCCAGCTACCTTTGGTTCCCTGACCACTGCTGCTTTTTCAGCTGGCTGACTGCTATCCTGGAGCTTGGAGGACGCTTGGGCCTTTGCGACAGAAAACACAGTGGACAGTTCTGAGTCTGTCCCTTTGGAGATGCCATTCTGCTTCTGGAAGGAAGCCTTCTTCGGATGTTTCCGTTTCTGCAGCCGCTGCTTTGCTTGACCAGCCACTCTGGCCTTCTTGGCAGGCTGGCTGCTGCTCTCAGGCTGCGGGGTCACCTGCCCTTTCAGGTTGGGCAAGTCTAGGTTTGTAAGTGTGGATATCACAGAACTTCCTGAGGGTAAAATTAAACACATGGTTTGAGAAAACAGGCCTCATCACTGAGTCTTGATCATTAGTGGAGGAGGTAAGTAGACGTATTAAAATAAGGAAACTGCCAGGGTACTATCTCTTGGCCAAGGGTTCCACACAATTGGGATGGTACCTAAGAGCAGATTACCTGGCTTCATATTACTTAATATCACCTGGTCTTTACTCAAGTCATATTTGAACCCTGTGTTAAAGAGAAGAAGGGATCACTACCCATCCCCATCCTCGGGCCAAAAAGTTTTCAGGGGAAGCTGTGCCCCCTTGAGGCCAGCAGGTAACAAGACACTCTAAGGAGGAGGTAAATCCTGAAAAAAACTGAAGCACTGGGCTTTTCTTTTaatcagaaaagatatttttttcacGCAGAGTTTGATGAGATGCAGGAAAATAAGAAGGCACACAGAGCAACTAGAAACAAGCTAGTCTTCGTTAATGAAGACTGACGTATTAAATATGTATCTTTACagttacagcaaaaaaaaatgcaagaaatgttgcTACTTCTTAAAGAGGTTTTTGTTCTGTTAACATTCAGATGGGACTTTTGTTAAGAGGCATTGTTTAtaaaatagagggaaaaaaatcaactcaataaGTCACGTGGTTTGTGTCCAGAGAAGCCCGCCTCTCCCTCTTCCAACTCAGCTCAGGGGTGGCATCCCAGCAGGCAGAGCCCTCAGGCTTGTTTCAGAAAACCCCACCCTTCCCCTTGAGATCCAGGCCAGACTCCTCAAGATAGCTGAGGAAACGATCTGCAATTAGTGTGATGGGCTCAGAGAACGGACAGTTCTGAGGAGTCGCATGCCAACCCAGTGCTGACAAGGCTGGCCTGGCAGAGGTCTATTACCGGTAAGGCAACCCTCGGCCAAGAAACCACACTCGCGCTGGGAATGCATTTAGTGCCGAACAACTGCAGCCATTTAGCAGAATCAAGGAAAAGACCCCATCCACGTGAACCCTTTAACGTACCGAACGGGGCCCAGGCTTGGGAACAACTCTAGCTGGGAAGAAAGGGGTCTCTCACTCAAGCGTGCAAAGGCCGGGAGAGGGAGGCCGAGACCCGCCCTTCCCCGCAGTCACACTAGGAAGCCTCCTGAAGCTATGGTAGAAAGAGCAAAGGTGGAGAGGAGAGGTACAAAGAGCACATCGCTTACCCGTTTGGGACTGGGGGATAGAATTGGAGAATTTCTTGAACTTGGCAATAAAGAAACCGTCCACGTTGTGGGTGTGAGGGTAGAAGCGGCGGGTGGAGCGCAGGGTGGGGTGGAAGCGCCTTTCCCGGAAGCGGGTGAAGCCCTCCTGGCCGAAGTCCAGGCCCGTGGGCACCAGCCGCACGTTCCTTTTTCTCAGGGCGTAGTCTACCACCCACTCGTTCTCTTCCACCTGACGTGTGGGGGAGACAGAGACGGAAGGGAAAGCGGAGCTGGAGCCGAGGGGGTGCTGGGGGcgccagccctgccccctcccgcccccggACAGGCCTCACCATGATGGAGCACGTGCAGTAGACGAGGTAGCCCCCCGTCCTGGAGGTGGCGCTCACAGAGTCAATAGCGCTCAGGAGCAGCTCCTTCTGGAGGTGCGCGCAGCGCAAGATGTCCTTCTCGTCCTGCCCCAGGACGGAGAGACCCTCAGCGCTGGACTTTCTAAAGGTGGCCTCAGGAGACGTGAGCTGCTGactgcccacctcccaccccgcTTCGCCAGCCCCGCTTCCCCCGAGACTTTTCAGCTGGTTCCCCCAAGCCCTGCACCTTGTTCGTCTTCACTGCTGGGTCCTTGGAGATGATCCCGGTGCCACTGCAGGGAGCATCCAGCAGGACTCGGTCAAAGCCCCCCACCACCTGGGGAAAAAGGTCGGCTAAGTGGATGTTTTGGGCAACCTGAACCAGACCGATTATTTCCTAAGGGCAGGTCTCAACCTCCTGAGGTCGGGAAGGGAGCAGGTGAGACGCCCCAGGGGAGACGCACAGCAGGGAGCCCCACCTTGGGAAACTGGCGCCCGTCATAGTGGCTGATGACGGTGTTGGTGACCCCCAGGCGGTGCAGGTTGCCCACAACGCTCCTGAGCCGCTCGGCGTTGGCATCGTTGGCGAGGATCACACCTGTGTTCCTCATGAgctgggctggagggaggagggcgCAGTGCTCACCGGCCGCTCCTGTGCCTCCACACCTGCCGGCCACCCTCCAGCCCAAGACTCTGCCTGTGAAgtctcacccctcccccaaatcagctgcAACCCCACTGGCTACCCAGCGTGCACTGGCCCCGTGATGAGCAAGCCCGCCAGGACGACTTTCCTGATTGTTACTGAACGCCCTTCTGATGCTTCAGACGAAGTTACTTCTTCCAAGGGGTAACAGTTTAATAAAATGGTTACGACTATAACACGGCGGTTACTGTGCCAGGGCCTTGCACATGCACACCTCAACCCTCACGACCCACGCGTAACGTAACGGCCAACACGAGCACCATCACCTCGCCGCTCCACAGGTGCCCAAGGTCCCGTGGGCAGTAAGAGGCCCTCGTGCgggtggggctggagctgcgCCGACCCCAAAACCTGTGCTGGTGCCCACTCTGCTGACCGCCTGCACAGCCCCACCGCCTTTCATAAGCAGAGAGCCAGCTGAAGCCTAGCCCCGCCGGCCCTCCTCATACCTATGTAGCTGGTCTTTCCTCCAGGGGCACAACACATGTCCAGGATCCGCTCATGCTCCTGGGGTGCCAAGGCCATGACGGGCAACATGCTGGAGGCCCCCTGCAGCATGTAGTGCCCGGCCAGGTACTCGGGAGTGGCACCTGTGGACGAGGACCCGCCTGTGACGTGCTGGGACGAGGGCAGGGGCGGGAGGGCTCCGGGGCGGGGAACACTTACCAATGGGCACCGAAGAATCATATACCACGAGTCCAGTCTTCGACCACTTGCCCAGGGGATCCAGGTTAACCCCACGATTGATCAGCGCCTGAAGAAAAGATGGATGAAAGTGTTAAAACCTCGGAAGCTACTCTACCCAGGAGGGGGATGGTCCTGGCGGGAGGCCCGCGGCACCACAACCCCTAGAGCTTAGTCAGGACACAATCATCACAGGCACGCGGAACCGTCTGTCCCATCCCGTCCCGTGGTCTCCTTCTCCTTAGCCTCAGGTTCTAACTCAAGGTCTGAACTCCACCCCAATGGAGCACACTGCCAGCTCCTGTTCTTTTATCTCCTGGAAGTGGACCCCGATTTTCCAAGAGCCTCAGCCCCCTTGCCATCCTAAAACTTAGCATTACTGTTTATAGCAACGTTAAAGATAATTATCATGTTACCTTCCAGGAGAGACAACAGAAGATAGACACCAGGAGACAGACAACACACAGGGCCACACCACTGCCTCTGGCACCAGGGTTTTAACCTGGGGCCCCTGAACCCTTAGAAACGAGGAGCTTAAAGtactgcttgtgtgtgtgtgtcgcgTCTTCTCCTGGGAACAGGAATCACAGTCTCACCAGCTTCTCAATGATCTACGAGGCAGACGACCCCCTCCCGCTTCTCTGTGAGGGGGCACTTTCATCGTGACGCGGATGTCTCAGCCCGTCACAGGGAGCAGAGGCTGAAGGGACGAGCTCCCCAGTCGACAGGGGTCCTCAGCCCTGCCGGGCAGACCCAGCGTGACATCAGGCCTAGGTCTGCCTCCTGGGACCATGCCTGTACCAAGAAATGCCTAGGTACTAAGACCCCCCCACGCCCAGTGGGGTGGGACGGGGGTGTCTCTGGGATTCGCAGAAGTCAGTGCCTCCCTGAGACAAGCAAACCTCAGGGCCCACTCCTCACCTGAGCGAGGTCTCGGCGCCGGGTCTTCAAGGTATTGGTCCTGAGGGTGATGGGCCGAGGCACCTCATTGGCTTCCAAAAACTCCACCAGCTGGGACAGAGCATGGCAGGGAGCAGGTCAGGCTGGCCTAGGGGCGCAGCCAGAAGAGCAGAGAGCACGGGGGCTGGCGGCCTTCTTACACAGTGTAAGAGGAGAGAGAGTGAGGAAAGAAAGCGTGAAGGGCACCAGAATGGCAAGTCGGTACCTCAGACAGAGGGAAGAGGTCCATGAGCTTGCCCAGGAGGAAGTCTCCGTAGGAGTAGTAAGTGGCCAGATCCTTCCGAAGCCGCTGCAGATATTCAGAACGAGACCGACCTTCCTCCCGCTGAGTCCCAAAATCGCGCAGCACTCCCACTATGTCTTGGATGCGCTTGTGAACTCGCTGCAAGTCTGGAACCTGGGCATGTGGGCCTGTTAAGGAACTGCTTCCTGATCTCCTGAGGCCTGGAAATGCCTTCTCCCAAGCATCCCCCTCCGGCTCCCCCTGCCCCAGAAGGATATCCTGCTCCATCTCCCCAGCAGGGGGCAGCACAAAAGTCTCCTCCTCGTCCACGTTGATCCGCAGGTCCCCTTTCATCTCATCCTCCTCTTTGGGGCCTGACTCAGGGGacactttctcctcttcctcctcttcgtAGGTCTCCTCCTCGCTCCACTGGCCCCTGTAAACAGGTCCAAGAGCAGAGTGGTTCACAGATCAAAGCAGACACCTCCTCCTTCCTCACATTTCCTTCAGCCCAGCCGCTGCCTACTCTCCACCCTAAGAGTTTCCAAAACTCACCCAGCAACAGCCTCCTGAGCCTTCTGCTTCCGAGCAGCCCTTTCAATGGGCAGCAACTGAATAAAGAGACAAGAGGCTGGTGACGCAAAGCTTGCCCTTCCACCAGCCCACGAAATACTTCCCAcctgtttttttcctaaatacaAACATAACTCTTGCTCCCAGAAAGAAATTTAGACCCTGAAGAAGTGAATATAAGATTGGCAAAATAGTTACCATTACTGAAGTAAAATGATGGATTGAAAGAATTCGTTACATTGCTCTTCCCATATACCCATAGGTACATGGATGGGTGGgcgggacacacacacacacacacacacacacacaagaactgCCCTGGGCACccattttgccatattttcctCCACACTTACTCTACATTTTTCACAGTTAAAATCGTGATTCATTTTCAAGTCTATTTCTCGCCTTTTCTCATTCACAGTTAGAGCACAAGCATTTTCGCAGACATAATGGCCAAACGTTAATTTAGCATATGATGAACCATAGTTCATTTAAGCATATTAGGCATTTTGGAAGTCTCCAGAGTTTTGGCATTATGGTCCACATGGTGCCTGGAAATCGCAAAACAGTAGCTCTGTAGAGAGAAGGGGGGTTGGGCGACAGGGGTGACGGTGGgaactttctttttattccataCGACTCGATTATGCTTGAATTTTCCTAGTAACACACTCATATACTTAAACTGTATAATACGTGATAACTTCTTATGCTTCGGCAAGTAAACCACCGTCTACGTTCTGGATCGCCTTCCTAAGGTGGAATTACtaagtgaaaaggaaaaaccttttTAAGGTTCTCAGATACCAAatgctttaaacaaacaaacaaacaaaagcgtGTGCATTTCTAGTCCCAGCGGTGGGGCCGTGCAAGTGTCCGCCTTACCACGTCCTCACCAGCACTGAGCCCTGTCATATCTCAA is a window encoding:
- the IFFO1 gene encoding non-homologous end joining factor IFFO1 isoform X6 is translated as MNPLFGPNLFLLQQEQQGLAGPLGDPVGSDHLAGGGDVPPAPLARAGPAPYSPPGPGPAPPAAMALRNDLGSNINVLKTLNLRFRCFLAKVHELERRNRLLEKQLQQALEEGKQGRRGLARRDQAVQTGFVSPVRPLGLPLGARPAAVCTPSARVLGSPARSPAGPLAPSAACHPAPSTSASSAYSSSARFMPGTIWSFSHARRLGPGLEPTLVQGPGLSWVHPDGVGVQIDTITPEIRALYNVLAKVKRERDEYKRRWEEEYAARLQLQERVHELQEEAQEADACQEELALKVEQLKAELVVFKGLMSNNLSDLDTKIQEKAMKVDMDICRRIDITAKLCDLAQQRNCEDVIKMFQVPSMGGRKRERKAAVEEDTSLSESDGPCHPDGDEEESTALSINEEMQRMLNQLREYDFEDDCDSLTWEETEETLLLWEDFSGYALAAAEAPGEQPEDSLEKVIKDTESLFKTREKEYQETIDQIELELATAKNDMNRHLHEYMEMCSMKRGLDVQMETCRRLITQSGDRKSPAFTAAPLSDLPPPPPPSEAEDSDRDVSSDGAMR
- the IFFO1 gene encoding non-homologous end joining factor IFFO1 isoform X5, producing the protein MNPLFGPNLFLLQQEQQGLAGPLGDPVGSDHLAGGGDVPPAPLARAGPAPYSPPGPGPAPPAAMALRNDLGSNINVLKTLNLRFRCFLAKVHELERRNRLLEKQLQQALEEGKQGRRGLARRDQAVQTGFVSPVRPLGLPLGARPAAVCTPSARVLGSPARSPAGPLAPSAACHPAPSTSASSAYSSSARFMPGTIWSFSHARRLGPGLEPTLVQGPGLSWVHPDGVGVQIDTITPEIRALYNVLAKVKRERDEYKRRWEEEYAARLQLQERVHELQEEAQEADACQEELALKVEQLKAELVVFKGLMSNNLSDLDTKIQEKAMKVDMDICRRIDITAKLCDLAQQRNCEDVIKMFQVPSMGGRKRERKAAVEEDTSLSESDGPCHPDGDEEESTALSINEEMQRMLNQLREYDFEDDCDSLTWEETEETLLLWEDFSGYALAAAEAPGEQPEDSLEKVIKDTESLFKTREKEYQETIDQIEGPWDGGKDHFHHWMLELATAKNDMNRHLHEYMEMCSMKRGLDVQMETCRRLITQSGDRKSPAFTAAPLSDLPPPPPPSEAEDSDRDVSSDGAMR